Proteins encoded within one genomic window of Cellulomonas xiejunii:
- a CDS encoding NAD(P)/FAD-dependent oxidoreductase, translating to MPDTDVLVVGGGPVGLAAAIEARRRGLDVVVLEPRAGTVDKACGEGLMPGALRLLQGWDVDPPGHPLVGISYRSPGGHVDHRFRGPPGRGVRRTVLHDALRGRAAALGAVTVGGRADDVRVTPTGVVAGGVSARHLLACDGLHSTVRRLVGLEPAARHRRDGHPDGRRYGLRRHYRLRPWTDLIEVHWSPAAEVYVTPVGPDLVGVALLGPRGATLEAALEALPELAARLDGAHCGPVRGAGPLRQRSTRRAAGPVRLVGDASGYVDALTGEGLRVGFAQARAAVATLDDPAAYERAWRSATRDYRLLTSALVAWATSPLRPTLLPVARRSPALFAAVVERLAA from the coding sequence GTGCCGGACACGGACGTCCTCGTCGTCGGAGGCGGTCCCGTCGGGCTGGCGGCCGCGATCGAGGCCCGCCGGCGCGGTCTGGACGTCGTCGTCCTGGAGCCGCGGGCCGGCACCGTGGACAAGGCCTGCGGCGAGGGCCTCATGCCCGGTGCGCTGCGGTTGCTGCAGGGGTGGGACGTCGACCCGCCCGGTCATCCGCTCGTCGGCATCAGCTACCGGTCCCCCGGCGGGCACGTCGACCACCGCTTCCGCGGCCCGCCGGGCCGGGGCGTCCGGCGCACCGTCCTGCACGACGCCCTGCGGGGACGCGCCGCGGCACTCGGCGCCGTGACGGTCGGCGGGCGGGCGGACGACGTGCGGGTGACGCCCACAGGCGTCGTGGCGGGCGGCGTCTCCGCACGCCACCTGCTCGCGTGCGACGGCCTGCACTCGACAGTCAGGCGTCTCGTGGGGCTGGAGCCCGCTGCCCGACACCGTCGCGACGGACACCCGGACGGTCGGCGCTACGGCCTGCGGCGGCACTACCGGCTCCGCCCGTGGACGGACCTCATCGAGGTGCACTGGTCCCCGGCCGCCGAGGTGTACGTGACGCCCGTCGGCCCGGACCTCGTCGGCGTCGCCCTCCTCGGGCCCCGGGGGGCGACCCTGGAGGCGGCCCTGGAGGCGCTCCCCGAGCTCGCCGCCCGCCTGGACGGGGCGCACTGCGGGCCGGTGCGCGGGGCCGGGCCGCTGCGGCAGCGCAGCACCCGGCGAGCCGCCGGTCCCGTCCGGCTCGTCGGGGACGCCTCCGGGTACGTCGACGCGCTGACCGGCGAGGGGCTGCGGGTCGGGTTCGCGCAGGCACGGGCGGCCGTGGCGACGCTCGACGACCCGGCGGCCTACGAGCGGGCGTGGCGGTCTGCGACGCGCGACTACCGGCTCCTGACGTCCGCCCTGGTCGCCTGGGCGACGTCCCCGCTGCGCCCGACGCTCCTGCCGGTCGCGCGCCGGTCCCCCGCCCTGTTCGCGGCCGTGGTCGAGCGACTCGCCGCGTGA
- a CDS encoding UbiA family prenyltransferase translates to MPDTSTDPVRVAGPPVGRAVVALARASHLGPTVVVTTLCTALAVAVGTPAGTVALVLGVVLAGQLSIGWSNDWLDAARDHAVGRADKPVVAGAVTPVTLRRAAFTALVVSVLLSLACGLPAAVVHAVVVAMGWAYNLGLKSTAWSWVPYAVAFGALPAFVVLAGPGDGLPAGWLVAVGALLGIGAHLANVLPDLEDDAATGVRGLPHRLGLRLTAVLAPAVLACAVVVAVLGPPGAPRGIAAVVGVMAVVVAVTAGAAGLLRSGSRLPFTLAMAVAAMCVVALVAGGARGVVV, encoded by the coding sequence GTGCCGGACACCTCGACGGACCCAGTGCGCGTGGCCGGCCCGCCGGTGGGTCGGGCCGTCGTCGCGCTGGCGCGCGCGAGCCATCTCGGCCCGACGGTGGTCGTGACGACGCTGTGCACCGCCCTCGCGGTCGCCGTCGGTACCCCGGCCGGCACGGTGGCGCTCGTGCTCGGGGTCGTCCTGGCCGGGCAGCTCTCGATCGGCTGGTCCAACGACTGGCTCGACGCGGCCCGCGACCACGCGGTGGGCCGTGCCGACAAGCCGGTGGTCGCCGGCGCCGTGACACCGGTGACGCTGCGTCGCGCGGCGTTCACCGCGCTGGTCGTCAGCGTGCTGCTGTCCCTCGCGTGCGGGCTGCCGGCGGCCGTCGTGCACGCCGTCGTCGTCGCGATGGGCTGGGCGTACAACCTCGGTCTGAAGTCGACGGCCTGGTCGTGGGTGCCGTACGCGGTCGCGTTCGGCGCGTTGCCCGCCTTCGTCGTGCTCGCCGGGCCGGGGGACGGGCTGCCCGCTGGGTGGCTGGTCGCCGTGGGCGCGCTGCTCGGCATCGGTGCCCACCTGGCGAACGTGCTGCCGGACCTCGAGGACGACGCGGCGACGGGCGTCCGCGGTCTGCCCCACCGGCTGGGACTGCGGCTGACCGCGGTGCTGGCGCCGGCGGTGCTCGCGTGCGCGGTCGTCGTCGCGGTCCTCGGTCCGCCCGGTGCGCCGCGCGGTATCGCTGCGGTGGTGGGTGTCATGGCGGTCGTGGTGGCCGTCACCGCGGGTGCGGCCGGGCTGCTGCGGTCGGGCAGCAGGCTGCCCTTCACCCTGGCGATGGCCGTGGCGGCGATGTGCGTCGTCGCGCTCGTGGCGGGCGGGGCCCGGGGCGTGGTGGTCTGA
- the ilvC gene encoding ketol-acid reductoisomerase — translation MAELFYDDDADLSVIQSKKVAVIGYGSQGHAHALNLRDSGVDVTVGLREGSSSQAKAENEGLKVASVADAVAGADVVVILAPDQVQRIVYREEIEPNLKDGAALVFGHGFNIRYGYIKPAADHDVLMVAPKGPGHLVRREYVDGRGVPVIVAVEQDASGKAWELALSYAKAIGGLRAAGIKTTFTEETETDLFGEQAVLCGGVSQLIQYGFETLTEAGYQPEVAYFEVLHELKLIVDLIWEGGITKQRWSVSDTAEYGDYVSGPRVITPEVKANMQAVLADIQNGKFAERFIADQDADAPEFKELRAKGQNHPIEPVGRELRKLFAWVKPSDTDYQEGSAAR, via the coding sequence GTGGCTGAGCTGTTCTACGACGACGACGCCGACCTGTCCGTCATCCAGTCCAAGAAGGTCGCCGTCATCGGCTACGGCAGCCAGGGGCACGCGCACGCGCTCAACCTGCGCGACTCCGGTGTCGACGTCACCGTCGGTCTGCGCGAGGGCTCGTCCTCGCAGGCCAAGGCCGAGAACGAGGGCCTGAAGGTCGCCTCGGTCGCCGACGCGGTCGCCGGTGCGGACGTCGTCGTCATCCTCGCGCCCGACCAGGTCCAGCGGATCGTCTACCGCGAGGAGATCGAGCCGAACCTCAAGGACGGCGCGGCGCTCGTCTTCGGCCACGGCTTCAACATCCGCTACGGCTACATCAAGCCGGCCGCGGACCACGACGTCCTCATGGTCGCCCCCAAGGGCCCGGGTCACCTCGTGCGCCGCGAGTACGTCGACGGGCGTGGCGTGCCGGTCATCGTCGCGGTCGAGCAGGACGCGTCGGGCAAGGCGTGGGAGCTCGCGCTCTCGTACGCCAAGGCCATCGGCGGCCTGCGCGCCGCGGGCATCAAGACGACGTTCACGGAGGAGACCGAGACCGACCTCTTCGGTGAGCAGGCCGTCCTGTGCGGTGGTGTCTCGCAGCTCATCCAGTACGGCTTCGAGACCCTGACCGAGGCCGGCTACCAGCCCGAGGTCGCGTACTTCGAGGTGCTGCACGAGCTCAAGCTCATCGTCGACCTCATCTGGGAGGGCGGCATCACCAAGCAGCGCTGGTCGGTGTCCGACACCGCCGAGTACGGCGACTACGTCTCGGGCCCGCGGGTCATCACGCCCGAGGTCAAGGCGAACATGCAGGCCGTGCTCGCGGACATCCAGAACGGGAAGTTCGCCGAGCGCTTCATCGCGGACCAGGACGCCGACGCGCCGGAGTTCAAGGAGCTGCGCGCCAAGGGCCAGAACCACCCGATCGAGCCGGTCGGCCGTGAGCTGCGCAAGCTCTTCGCGTGGGTCAAGCCGTCGGACACCGACTACCAGGAGGGTTCGGCCGCGCGCTGA
- a CDS encoding type III polyketide synthase codes for MSRLLAVATALPGPPRDQHAISEIVAPIVTGDDGRAGRLLRRLHANSGVRTRHLALAPDAYAGIRDFGHANDLYLAVGTDLAERAVREALERAAVDPAEVDFLLFTSVTGIGAPSVDASLVGRLGMRGDVKRLPSFGLGCSGGAAGLARVHDYLAGHPHDTALVVCLELCSLTLQHDDADAAALVASGLFGDGAAAAVLVGDQHPAAATATGPRVVATRSRLYPGTQDALGWRVGASGFRIVLSADLPDVVRAQVADDVEGLLSVHDLKPGDVTRWVVHAGGPRILDAVQDALALAPDALDASRASLAAVGNLSSASVLDVLDRTLRGGPPGDSPGVVLAFGPGVSVEMLLLQWSPTEG; via the coding sequence ATGTCGCGTCTGCTCGCCGTCGCCACGGCCCTCCCGGGGCCGCCGCGCGACCAGCACGCGATCAGCGAGATCGTCGCCCCGATCGTCACCGGGGACGACGGGCGCGCGGGCCGGCTGCTGCGCCGCCTGCACGCCAACAGCGGCGTGCGCACACGCCACCTCGCGCTCGCGCCGGACGCGTACGCCGGCATCCGCGACTTCGGCCACGCGAACGACCTCTACCTGGCCGTCGGGACGGACCTGGCCGAGCGCGCGGTGCGCGAGGCCCTCGAGCGCGCGGCCGTCGACCCCGCCGAGGTCGACTTCCTCCTCTTCACCTCCGTGACGGGCATCGGCGCGCCGTCGGTCGACGCGTCCCTCGTGGGGCGACTCGGGATGCGCGGCGACGTCAAGCGGCTGCCCTCGTTCGGGCTGGGCTGCAGCGGTGGTGCTGCGGGCCTCGCGCGGGTGCACGACTACCTGGCCGGACACCCCCACGACACCGCGCTGGTCGTCTGCCTCGAGCTGTGCTCCCTGACGCTGCAGCACGACGACGCCGACGCCGCCGCGCTGGTCGCGAGCGGCCTGTTCGGTGACGGTGCGGCTGCAGCCGTCCTGGTGGGCGACCAGCACCCTGCTGCGGCGACCGCCACGGGTCCGCGCGTCGTCGCCACGCGCAGCCGCCTGTACCCGGGCACGCAGGACGCCCTCGGGTGGCGGGTGGGCGCGTCGGGCTTCCGCATCGTGCTGTCGGCCGACCTCCCGGACGTCGTGCGCGCGCAGGTCGCCGACGACGTCGAGGGCCTCCTGTCCGTCCACGACCTGAAGCCGGGTGACGTCACCCGCTGGGTCGTCCACGCGGGCGGTCCCCGCATCCTCGACGCCGTCCAGGACGCTCTTGCGCTCGCGCCTGACGCCCTCGACGCGAGCCGGGCGTCGCTGGCCGCCGTGGGCAACCTGTCGTCGGCCTCCGTGCTCGACGTCCTCGACCGGACGCTGCGCGGCGGCCCACCCGGCGACTCACCCGGTGTCGTCCTCGCGTTCGGCCCGGGGGTCAGCGTCGAGATGCTCCTGCTGCAGTGGTCCCCGACGGAAGGCTGA
- a CDS encoding acetolactate synthase large subunit codes for MVQGPHPAPPRSPVRPARPVADGLPRPSESPADAPRRVGPEKVTGAQSIVRSLEEAGVEVVFGIPGGAILPTYDPLMDSTQVRHILVRHEQGGGHAAAGYAYASGKVGVTMATSGPGATNLVTAIADANMDSVPMVAITGQVGASMIGTDAFQEADIVGITLPVTKHNYLVTDADDIPRTIAEAFHIASTGRPGPVLVDIAKSAMQAQTTFSWPQDIALPGYHPVTKPHAKQIREAARLLATARRPVLYVGGGVVRSGASDLLRRLTDASGAPVVTTLMARGALPDSHPQHLGMPGMHGTVAAVAALQKADLVVALGARFDDRVTGLLSSFAPLATVVHADIDPAEIGKNKRVDVPIVGDLREVIGDLLPELEREHGQHGKPDLEAWWRQLDAWRETFPLGFDEPSDGHLAPQHVISRIGEISGPESIYVAGVGQHQMWAAQFIKYERPGAWINSGGLGTMGFSVPAAMGAKVGDPSRTVWSIDGDGCFQMTNQELATCTINEIPIKVAVINNSSLGMVRQWQTLFYESRYSNTDLNTGHGTARVPDFVKLADAYGAVGLRCETKADVDATIKRAMEIDDQPVVVDFTVSRDAMVWPMVAAGVSNDAIQYARGISPAWDRED; via the coding sequence ATGGTCCAGGGTCCCCATCCCGCACCCCCCCGCAGCCCCGTGCGCCCCGCGCGCCCGGTCGCGGACGGGCTGCCCCGCCCCTCCGAGTCGCCGGCCGACGCGCCGCGGCGCGTCGGGCCCGAGAAGGTCACGGGCGCGCAGTCGATCGTCCGCTCCCTGGAGGAGGCGGGCGTCGAGGTCGTGTTCGGGATCCCGGGCGGCGCGATCCTGCCGACCTACGACCCGCTCATGGACTCGACCCAGGTGCGGCACATCCTCGTGCGGCACGAGCAGGGCGGCGGGCACGCGGCGGCGGGCTACGCCTACGCGTCCGGCAAGGTCGGCGTCACCATGGCGACGTCGGGCCCGGGCGCGACGAACCTCGTGACCGCCATCGCCGACGCCAACATGGACTCGGTGCCGATGGTCGCGATCACCGGCCAGGTCGGCGCCTCCATGATCGGCACGGACGCGTTCCAGGAGGCCGACATCGTCGGCATCACGCTGCCGGTCACCAAGCACAACTACCTCGTGACCGACGCCGACGACATCCCGCGGACCATCGCCGAGGCGTTCCACATCGCCTCGACGGGCCGCCCCGGACCCGTCCTCGTCGACATCGCGAAGTCGGCGATGCAGGCGCAGACGACGTTCTCGTGGCCGCAGGACATCGCGCTGCCGGGCTACCACCCCGTGACCAAGCCCCACGCCAAGCAGATCCGCGAGGCGGCGCGTCTCCTCGCGACGGCGCGCCGGCCCGTGCTGTACGTGGGTGGCGGTGTGGTCCGCTCGGGCGCCTCCGACCTGCTGCGTCGTCTGACGGACGCGTCCGGTGCGCCCGTCGTGACCACGCTCATGGCGCGCGGCGCGTTGCCCGACTCGCACCCGCAGCACCTCGGCATGCCCGGCATGCACGGGACCGTGGCCGCGGTCGCGGCCCTGCAGAAGGCCGACCTCGTCGTGGCGCTCGGCGCACGGTTCGACGACCGGGTGACCGGCCTGCTGTCGTCGTTCGCCCCGCTCGCGACCGTGGTGCACGCGGACATCGACCCGGCGGAGATCGGCAAGAACAAGCGTGTCGACGTGCCGATCGTCGGTGACCTGCGCGAGGTCATCGGGGACCTGCTCCCGGAGCTCGAGCGTGAGCACGGCCAGCACGGCAAGCCCGACCTCGAGGCGTGGTGGCGGCAGCTCGACGCCTGGCGCGAGACGTTCCCCCTGGGTTTCGACGAGCCGTCGGACGGTCACCTGGCGCCGCAGCACGTCATCTCCCGCATCGGGGAGATCTCCGGGCCGGAGTCGATCTACGTGGCCGGCGTCGGGCAGCACCAGATGTGGGCGGCGCAGTTCATCAAGTACGAGCGGCCCGGCGCCTGGATCAACTCCGGCGGGCTGGGGACGATGGGCTTCTCGGTGCCCGCGGCGATGGGTGCGAAGGTCGGCGACCCGAGCCGCACGGTGTGGTCCATCGACGGTGACGGCTGCTTCCAGATGACCAACCAGGAGCTCGCCACCTGCACGATCAACGAGATCCCGATCAAGGTCGCGGTCATCAACAACAGCTCGCTCGGCATGGTCCGCCAGTGGCAGACCCTGTTCTACGAGTCGCGCTACTCCAACACCGACCTGAACACCGGGCACGGCACGGCGCGCGTCCCCGACTTCGTGAAGCTGGCGGACGCGTACGGCGCCGTGGGTCTGCGGTGCGAGACGAAGGCGGACGTCGACGCGACGATCAAGCGGGCCATGGAGATCGACGACCAGCCCGTCGTGGTCGACTTCACGGTCTCGCGCGACGCCATGGTCTGGCCGATGGTCGCCGCCGGGGTCAGCAACGACGCCATCCAGTACGCGCGTGGCATCAGCCCCGCGTGGGACCGCGAGGACTGA
- a CDS encoding pyridoxamine 5'-phosphate oxidase family protein, translating to MAKVHESIGDRMRAWLLAQHVFFVATAPSGPDGHVNVSPKGVGGTFAVLDERTVAYVDLTASGSETIAHLRQNGRITLMFCAFEGPPDIVRLHGRGRFVTLYDDGFDDLLARFDGDLDEARGARAVVVVDVERVSDSCGYGVPLMDYRGERDLLPQYMARKGVEGRAAYRRLKNRTSIDGLPAFDMDPADG from the coding sequence ATGGCCAAGGTGCACGAGTCCATCGGTGACCGCATGCGCGCGTGGCTCCTCGCGCAGCACGTCTTCTTCGTGGCGACGGCGCCCAGCGGGCCGGACGGGCACGTCAACGTCTCGCCCAAGGGCGTCGGCGGGACGTTCGCGGTGCTGGACGAGCGCACGGTCGCGTACGTGGACCTCACCGCCTCGGGGTCGGAGACCATCGCGCACCTGCGACAGAACGGCCGCATCACGCTGATGTTCTGTGCGTTCGAGGGCCCCCCGGACATCGTGCGGCTGCACGGCCGCGGCCGGTTCGTCACGCTGTACGACGACGGGTTCGACGACCTGCTCGCACGCTTCGACGGGGACCTCGACGAGGCCCGGGGAGCGCGCGCGGTCGTCGTCGTGGACGTCGAGCGCGTCTCCGACTCCTGCGGGTACGGCGTCCCCCTCATGGACTACCGCGGCGAGCGCGACCTGCTGCCCCAGTACATGGCCCGCAAGGGCGTCGAAGGGCGCGCCGCGTACCGTCGGCTGAAGAACCGCACGAGCATCGACGGCCTGCCCGCGTTCGACATGGACCCCGCAGACGGGTGA
- a CDS encoding ABC transporter permease subunit, with amino-acid sequence MTALLRAELARARARPYVWGVVAVLTLGAVGHLIIGWWDTRPPTSAQVAAASVALAAAEDRWQEEGAALVAQCVERQEAGVGDGVDLGCADMSPVLEQFLPSRPGLAHLLEQRVTTVGLMVVIGMLMTGVGLVTAEFATGSMSTWLTFTPRRGRVFVSKLVAACATSVVVGLLPVVVVVVGLAAVSAWHGTDTAVDGATAAALAGRAARWFAVGLGATVLGVGLGFAVRHAAAVTGIVVWWVAAVESTLPLVLPSARWLPLSTNVRAWTAGHATYNVPSCVADANAPGGEVCELVARTVGAGQGALVALTLVALAVVAGWLSFRLRDVT; translated from the coding sequence GTGACCGCGCTCCTGCGGGCCGAGCTCGCGCGGGCACGCGCCAGGCCGTACGTCTGGGGCGTGGTCGCCGTCCTCACGCTTGGTGCGGTCGGGCACCTGATCATCGGCTGGTGGGACACGCGCCCCCCGACGTCCGCGCAGGTCGCCGCGGCGAGTGTCGCGCTCGCCGCGGCCGAGGACCGGTGGCAGGAGGAGGGTGCGGCACTCGTCGCGCAGTGCGTCGAGCGGCAGGAGGCGGGGGTCGGGGACGGCGTCGACCTCGGGTGCGCGGACATGTCGCCGGTGCTCGAGCAGTTCCTCCCGTCCCGGCCCGGGCTGGCCCACCTGCTCGAGCAGCGCGTCACGACCGTCGGGCTGATGGTGGTCATCGGCATGCTCATGACGGGTGTCGGGCTCGTCACCGCCGAGTTCGCGACCGGGTCCATGAGCACGTGGCTCACGTTCACGCCGCGGCGGGGACGCGTCTTCGTCAGCAAGCTCGTCGCGGCGTGCGCGACCTCTGTCGTGGTGGGGCTGCTCCCCGTCGTGGTGGTGGTCGTGGGACTCGCGGCCGTGAGCGCGTGGCACGGCACCGACACCGCGGTCGACGGTGCGACCGCAGCGGCGCTCGCGGGGCGTGCGGCGCGCTGGTTCGCGGTCGGTCTCGGAGCAACGGTGCTGGGGGTCGGCCTGGGGTTCGCCGTGCGGCACGCCGCCGCGGTGACCGGCATCGTCGTGTGGTGGGTCGCAGCGGTCGAGAGCACGCTGCCGCTCGTCCTCCCGTCGGCACGCTGGCTGCCGCTGTCGACCAACGTCCGGGCGTGGACCGCGGGGCACGCGACCTACAACGTCCCGTCGTGCGTGGCCGACGCGAACGCGCCGGGAGGGGAGGTGTGCGAGCTCGTCGCCCGCACCGTGGGGGCGGGGCAGGGTGCGCTCGTCGCGCTCACGCTCGTCGCTCTCGCGGTGGTGGCCGGGTGGTTGTCCTTCCGGCTGCGCGACGTGACCTGA
- a CDS encoding ABC transporter ATP-binding protein, whose translation MTAERTAGGEPAVSVLGLRKTYRTFTLRQVVAVDHLDLTVPAGGVHAFLGPNGSGKTTTIRMLLGLVRPDAGTVHLFGTPVPSRLPEVIGRVGAIVENPKFVPGFSGRRNLRLLATAVGVPHTRVEAVLERVDLRERGQDQFQRYSLGMKQRLAIAATLLKDPDLLIFDEPTNGLDPAGIRDVRATMRGLADEGRTVLVSSHILAEVEHVADTVSVVARGRLVAQGTVADLLGAGGPADVRVGVADHDRAETLLRAHGWQVRRVGTALLVSGSPGGAQVNEVLARGGLYAHEVEVVRRDLEAAFLELTGAARAPGPPATTDAPAGGAR comes from the coding sequence ATGACTGCTGAGAGGACGGCCGGAGGCGAGCCCGCCGTGAGCGTCCTCGGGCTGCGCAAGACCTACCGCACCTTCACGCTCCGGCAGGTCGTCGCGGTCGACCACCTCGACCTGACGGTCCCGGCCGGTGGCGTCCACGCGTTCCTCGGGCCCAACGGGTCCGGAAAGACCACGACCATCCGCATGCTCCTGGGCCTCGTGCGTCCGGACGCCGGGACCGTGCACCTGTTCGGCACGCCCGTGCCGTCCCGCCTCCCCGAGGTGATCGGGCGTGTGGGGGCGATCGTCGAGAACCCGAAGTTCGTGCCCGGATTCTCCGGCCGACGCAACCTGCGGCTGCTCGCCACCGCGGTCGGCGTGCCGCACACGCGGGTGGAGGCCGTGCTCGAGAGGGTCGACCTGCGTGAGCGCGGGCAGGACCAGTTCCAGCGCTACTCCCTCGGCATGAAGCAGCGGCTCGCCATCGCCGCCACGCTGCTCAAGGACCCGGACCTGCTGATCTTCGACGAGCCGACCAACGGCCTGGACCCGGCCGGGATCCGCGACGTGCGTGCCACGATGCGCGGTCTCGCCGACGAGGGGCGGACCGTCCTCGTCTCGAGCCACATCCTGGCCGAGGTCGAGCACGTCGCCGACACCGTGTCGGTGGTGGCGCGCGGCCGGCTCGTCGCGCAGGGCACGGTGGCGGACCTGCTGGGCGCGGGCGGCCCGGCCGACGTACGGGTCGGTGTCGCCGACCACGACCGCGCGGAGACGCTGCTGCGGGCCCACGGGTGGCAGGTCCGACGGGTCGGGACGGCGCTGCTCGTGTCGGGGTCGCCCGGCGGGGCGCAGGTCAACGAGGTGCTCGCGCGCGGCGGGCTGTACGCGCACGAGGTGGAGGTGGTCCGTCGTGACCTGGAGGCTGCCTTCCTCGAGCTGACCGGCGCGGCCCGTGCGCCCGGGCCCCCCGCGACGACCGACGCACCCGCGGGAGGTGCGCGGTGA
- a CDS encoding AMIN-like domain-containing (lipo)protein produces the protein MRTTAGRVGTTTGVALTLLLSACAGGSGAPGETATPTAAPSSAEPAPSATTSDSPSPAASASEGTEPTAGLGAFTPPGTEATTEGDASGYVVTQVRTGEHDGYDRVVYELAGGEGTPGYRVGYVDRAVEDPSDEVRQVDGDAILQVWIIGTTYPSEGGPQEFSQDLRPTGGDIAHVVRPLTFEAMTQSFIGVDDGPRPYRVLVLADPVRVVVDVQDD, from the coding sequence ATGCGCACGACAGCAGGCCGGGTCGGCACGACGACCGGCGTGGCGCTCACCCTCCTCCTGAGCGCCTGCGCGGGCGGCTCGGGAGCTCCCGGGGAGACCGCGACACCGACGGCGGCGCCGTCGTCCGCCGAGCCGGCGCCGAGCGCGACGACCTCGGACAGCCCGTCGCCGGCCGCCTCCGCGAGCGAGGGGACCGAACCGACCGCCGGGCTCGGGGCTTTCACACCGCCCGGCACCGAGGCCACCACCGAGGGCGACGCCTCGGGGTACGTCGTGACCCAGGTGCGGACCGGCGAGCACGACGGGTACGACCGCGTCGTGTACGAGCTGGCGGGCGGCGAGGGCACGCCGGGCTACCGCGTGGGGTACGTCGACCGGGCCGTCGAGGACCCGAGCGACGAGGTGCGCCAGGTCGACGGCGACGCGATCCTCCAGGTCTGGATCATCGGGACGACCTACCCCTCCGAAGGCGGCCCCCAGGAGTTCTCGCAGGACCTGCGCCCGACCGGCGGTGACATCGCCCACGTCGTGCGGCCACTCACGTTCGAGGCGATGACCCAGTCGTTCATCGGCGTCGACGACGGACCACGGCCGTACCGCGTGCTGGTGCTCGCCGACCCCGTGCGCGTGGTCGTCGACGTCCAGGACGACTAG
- a CDS encoding isoprenylcysteine carboxyl methyltransferase family protein — protein MLTLYFVVVGLTAVERLLELVVSGRNARWSFDRGGVESGRGHFPAMVLLHTALLVACVVEVLVADRPFLPWLGWPALALVVASQALRWWCIATLGPRWNTRVIVVRDLPLVSHGPYRFFRHPNYVAVVVEGIALPLVHTAWVTALVFTLLNAVLLLRFRIPAEERALQTVPA, from the coding sequence GTGCTCACCCTCTACTTCGTGGTCGTCGGCCTCACCGCCGTGGAGCGTCTCCTCGAGCTCGTCGTGTCCGGCCGCAACGCGCGGTGGTCGTTCGACCGGGGCGGCGTGGAGAGCGGCCGCGGCCACTTCCCGGCCATGGTGCTCCTGCACACCGCCCTGCTCGTCGCGTGCGTCGTGGAGGTGCTGGTCGCGGACCGCCCGTTCCTGCCGTGGCTGGGCTGGCCCGCGCTCGCGCTGGTCGTCGCGAGCCAGGCGCTGCGCTGGTGGTGCATCGCCACGCTGGGCCCGCGCTGGAACACGCGGGTCATCGTCGTGCGGGACCTGCCGCTGGTCTCCCACGGGCCGTACCGGTTCTTCCGGCACCCCAACTACGTGGCCGTCGTCGTCGAGGGCATCGCACTGCCGCTCGTGCACACCGCGTGGGTGACCGCACTGGTGTTCACGCTGCTCAACGCGGTGCTGCTGCTGCGGTTCCGCATCCCTGCCGAGGAGCGCGCGCTCCAGACGGTGCCGGCGTAG
- the ilvN gene encoding acetolactate synthase small subunit, with protein MTRHTLSVLVENKPGVLTRVAGLFARRSFNIHSLAVGPTEHEEISRITVVVDVDALPLEQVTKQLNKLVNVIKIVELEDAASVQRELLLVKVKADVTQRTHVLEVVQLFRAHVVDVVPDTVVIEATGGPGKLDALLAALEPFGIREIVQSGTVAIGRGSRSITDRALERVSRSA; from the coding sequence ATGACCCGCCACACCCTGTCCGTCCTCGTCGAGAACAAGCCCGGCGTGCTCACGCGCGTCGCGGGGCTGTTCGCCCGGCGGTCGTTCAACATCCACTCGCTCGCGGTCGGCCCGACCGAGCACGAGGAGATCAGCCGCATCACCGTCGTCGTGGACGTCGACGCGCTCCCGCTGGAGCAGGTGACCAAGCAGCTCAACAAGCTGGTCAACGTCATCAAGATCGTCGAGCTCGAGGACGCCGCCTCCGTCCAGCGCGAGCTGCTGCTCGTCAAGGTCAAGGCGGACGTCACGCAGCGCACGCACGTGCTCGAGGTCGTCCAGCTGTTCCGCGCGCACGTCGTCGACGTCGTGCCGGACACCGTCGTCATCGAGGCGACGGGCGGCCCCGGCAAGCTCGACGCGCTGCTCGCGGCCCTGGAGCCGTTCGGCATCCGTGAGATCGTGCAGTCCGGCACCGTCGCCATCGGCCGCGGCTCGCGGTCGATCACCGACCGCGCGCTCGAGCGCGTGAGCCGGTCCGCGTGA